The Musa acuminata AAA Group cultivar baxijiao chromosome BXJ2-5, Cavendish_Baxijiao_AAA, whole genome shotgun sequence genomic interval CTCAGAGAAATCCAACCCTTGGACTAGTGCTAGGGTCAGCTTTTATACCTGTCTAgtcgtatgaaccacttgtaatgaCCATAATATCTTTTCTTTAGTGTTCCATCTATGGAGGCAGCAGACATGTAATGATAGTAATGTCTCTCTTTTTGACTTTTGATCAAAGGGGATGACTGACTTATAATAATCATAACGCCCTCCCTATGGTGCTTTGTTTGTTGATGTCGACCGATGAGGGGTAGACCTGATTAATTGCTTGTAGGTTGTGGGAGGCCGATCAAGTTGACCCAAATAACCTTTTTTGGGTCGTTATAATTGTCTCTATATTCATACGAGCACGATcgaatctttatttttttatgttagtACCCCTATGATACACAGTTGATATGAGAAGTGATTGATTGTCAGAATAATTTCTATAATCTTATTTAAAGATTCTTTTCACTTGTTATACAATATTACAAACCAATTCAAATTTTTATGTCCTCCTATTTCTAGTTCATTTTGTTTTAAAGAAAACCTTGCCCATGGATAACTACGTACAACCACTTAGTTGTCCATCAACGTCTATCTCGATAGGCTTTCGATTGGGCCAAACATAAAGGAGAATTCACTTTGCACTCCTACATATTCTTCCTCACCGGCGGTGAAAGGACAGCTGGGTTATTTCGCGCGGCACGCTCATCTCGCGGCTCACAGGGCCCCACGTGGAGCTCCCGAGTCCACACACCATGGGTCCGCTTCGCCACATTTATACCCTACACGCTTCCGTCTCTTCCCACTCCCTCTGTTGCGCTGGCTCTTTTACTCTACCGTTAATACAGTTACTTTAGTTGCACCCACCACCCCCGCCCCCAAATCTACCTTCGATCCTTTCTCTCTGTGTCGGAACGGACAGCGAGGTAAGCTCCATCAAGCTTGGATTCGGTCCGATAAGCGTATAcatgtcttgcattgtgatgggGTCGTAGGAAGACTGGTATTTATATCTTGCTCACTTGTCTATGTGGTTTGATCATGACGGTGGTTAGGTGACGGTAAGGCAGGATATGTGGCCGTCCGGCTTGCGGGTGATGGTGGTGGACAACGCCTCACGCTACCTCGGCCTCATGGAGCGGCTGCTGTTGCAGTGCAACTATCAGGGTTCGAATACACCCGCAATGGACATATGCCATTGATCCattaatcttcttctttctttgattGTTTCATTACGTTCGAGTCATGTGTTAGTGAACTTTGTTTCCTGATCGCTTATTAGCACCTTTTTATTTGGATCTTCTACAAAAAGTTATGACATGTGCACAAGTTCAAGAAGCTATATCACTCGTCATGGATAATCGACAAAGCATTGATCTAATCATCAGTGATGCATTTTTGCAAAGCGATGATGGCTTGTTGATTCTGAAATCCCTCGCCTTGGCACTCGATTTTGCTGTGATAAGTAGATTAACTACTCCAAAAACATATATTTTAGCGAATAATTCTACTTGGATTCTTGATGTATTTGCATGGCGTAGTGATGTCTTGGAGTGAAGAATTCGGCATGATGATGAACTATATAGCCCACGGAGCTTGCGATTTCCTGATCAAGCCACTGAAGATTAAGGAACTGAGAAATATATGGCAGGATGTGTTCGGAAACAAATGGGATAGCGGTATGATACGATCGGGTAGTCTCGTGAAGAAACAAAAGGATTGCATACTACCCATTCGAGAGGCGGATGGAGTCGTCACCGACGTCTGTGACCTCAAGAAGGCCAGACTACAGTGGACGACGCAACTCCATCAATCAATTCGTGGCAGCAGTGAACGCTCTTGGGCTCGACAGTTCGTGCCAAATCTACGGATTTTAGTTCGAGTTGCTTTGTTTGTTTCCACGATTTGAAGGAAGctaatttatttttgttttagaGGCGTTGCCAAAGAAAATTTTGGAGATCATATGAACGTCCAACATCTAACAAGGGAGCAAGTTGCCAGTCATCTGCAGGTAATTTACTCGAAGATAATTAGCACCCACTGTTCGAGAATCCATGAAGCGTTCTTGTACGTTTGGATGCAGAAGTACCGACTGCAGCTGAAGAGGTCGAGTTCGTGGATGGCCGTGGAGAGCATTGAATCTTCCACGTTTGATGCCAATGAGGAAACGCAGAACAACGAGTTCGTGGTGCCGAATCTGTCAGCAGCTTTGGGCCAATTGGATGCGGTGGTGATGGGGAACTATGGCAACAAAGCTGGTGAATCCTCGAGCAGCTCGCGCGGCACGACCGATGACCTCAACACCTGCTTCGGCGATGGCTTCCGTGAACCGAACAGGCCCCCGGCGTGAGAAGCCTTCGGCCCCTGTTATTGGACACTGGATTCTTAGAAGTCACTGCTAAAAGGCTTTGTTTGCGTTGAGAAGGGGATGGAGTAATCTTTGAATGGTATGCTTAGCTTCCGCATGCTGAGGAAATGCCACCATATTAGAAGTATTCGAAGATCAAACTGATGCCCTCTGTTTCATCTGCTTTGCTCCGCCGCCTCGCGCTACCCGCCGCCCTCCGCTTCCGTCTCTCCGAGCACGGCCTCCCTCCCGACACCGACACCACCTTCGCTCAACCCCCTCACCTCGGATCCCGCATCTACCAGTCCTCTGCATGATCGCCGATATGTTCCTCGACGCCTAGGTCGGGTCAACCGGCCAGCCAGTCTACGCCCGGCGGAGAGGCGGTGGGGGGCACGGAGGTGGCGGAGGTGATGGAGGAGGGAAGTGAGGCGGAGGGCGAGGGAGACCGCGGAGGGTCTGGCGGCGGCAGCGAGGGCCACGGGGCGTCGCAGACGGCGTCGGACGAGCTCGTGAATCCTGTGAGAAGATACGACACGTGTGGGCCATCGGTGCGGGGTCCATGTCTACTTTGATACGTGTCAGATCGCCTTATGTGGGGCCCACCGCCCTTTGCTACACGGACGGCAATGATTTCTGTTTCGGTCgtttaatttcttttttaatttgaaTTAGGCGAGGGTACGTCGGAACTAATTATAAATTAGCTCAattgttaaatctttttagtatctcaatctttaaacttaaaaattttatatttatgaaaataaaatattaatattatttactcGTCGTTGGTTTTACCGACGAAAGATACAGCACATGATAATATATGCATAGATGACAcgaaaataagtaaaaaaatatttttatgatgatcGTGTCGTGGGTAGTTGTTGTGGTAGTGGTCGATGAGAATGATGTTGTGATCAATCTTATCGATATTGATCTGAATATCGATGACAGGGAGAAAGAGGAGACAAAGCAGTGAGACATTTGTGTTAGTGACCAATGAATAAGAGGATGAAGACAAGACATCTACATTAGCATCGTATCactttgcctcctcttcctcctccagcatcgctctgcatctgcgtcgacaccgaaggaagaagaggaggtaagTAAAGCATCTGCATGACCAATGATgaggagagaagaggaagaggaggcaagtgTGGCAGAGCAGTACGACATTGAAGAAGGAAATGGAGGAAGGTAAGGCATTTGCATCAACGTCGCATCGCTCtaccttctttttgttcttgtcgACCACTACATCATTCAATGCGACGTCGCACTGCCTCCTCTATGTTAGTGTCATACCGCTATATCTTCTCTTCATTTTACTCAACCATCGCATTATTCAATGCAGCGTCGCATAGTTTTGCTTTCTCTTTTTTCTCACCAACCACTACATCatcgaaagagaaagaggaggcaAAGTGATACAACACAAATGCAAATACCTCACCAGTCTCCTTTTTTTGCCTCTAGCATCATGCCTTTTTACCTCCTCTTTGTTCTCATCGACTACCACATGATTTGGTGTGGTGTTGCATTATTCCCTCTTTGCCGGTATCGTATCGCTCTATCTCTTCTTTGTTCTCATCAACTACCATATGGTTTAGTACAGCGTTGCACTACCACCTCTTTGTCAGCACCGCACCGCTCTACCTCTTCTTCATTCTCATCGACTGTTGTATTgccaaaagaggaagaagaagaagagcgatGTGACATCAACATAGATGCCTCCTCTGACCACGATGCAAATACCTTATCATTTTGCCTCCTTATTATCGATGTTCGGATTGACATCGATAGATTCAACCATATATCGATCTCATTGACTATCACCACAACAATCACTCATGATGCTATCGTCCGCTATCATAATTGAGATTATCTTTTTATCCATCATTTTTGTGTCATTCATGTTTTATCACGTGTTATATCTTTCGTCGATAAAACCAATAATATTAGGGTAAAttaggttaaatattttattttcataattataaatattttaatataaacttttaaaatttaaaactaatatgtaattagctcaaaCTACAATCCTAACGATAAAACAAAGATGTGGCGCATCTTATGGGGTATGGCTTTGCATCGGAGAAAAGTTGTTTGGAGCATTCGATATACTATTAATATAAAACCATGACCGAGTTAGCACTCGAATATAATTATATTGGCGTAGGAGTCACGAGACGTTCCAGGTCGAGCGCTCCTTCAACGGAAAGCCACTGCACACACTCAACCTATCTGTCTTATCCAGAGAGATGAATTGGAAGAATAACCTTAAAAgagtttgattatatatatatatatatatattaaatttacaatttataattataatatgataaTTTAAGTATTTAGATtgaattaatatataatttaatatatattaatattgacTAATTTATCTTAAACTCATCATTATTAAATTTCTTATATAGAATCAGAATTAGACAGATAAAAATTAATATAGtcaaacttaaaaaaaatataatccatTAAACTTTTGTTCGATTAAATCAAGATGAGTCATACCATCACGATAAATAAATACAAATGAGAAAATTAAGTCTGACCCTTGAATGAAGGCAATAAACTCATAAATAAATATGAGAAAATATTGGTCATAATTAACTGGTGTAAAATTTGGACGAACCTTATAGTTGCCCAGTCGTAATTTTACCAAAAGATTTTAAACACCAACATTCGTCCCTCCCTCCGTATGCTCACCGTACAATTATTCATACAtatcgaacaagtttctttgccttGCCAGGTAGGAGATACAAGTAGTATGACTAGCCGAATCACCTTCCATAGAGCTAGCCATTTGTCCGTTGTAGTCATCGAGCAACCACTGAATTGGATGGTGGGGTGTCGATGGTGAGCAATTGACGATCATTTCATTCGCCAGTCTCCATGCGTCTGACGACGGCGCAGACACCCACTTGGAGGGTTTTATAtggggagcgagagagagagagagagatcgagagCGAGAGTGCAGAGATGAGGGAGGGCAACGTGGTGCTATTCCCGTTCTTGGCGCACGGCCACATGAACCCTTTCCTTGA includes:
- the LOC135611689 gene encoding two-component response regulator EHD1-like; translation: MWPSGLRVMVVDNASRYLGLMERLLLQCNYQVMSWSEEFGMMMNYIAHGACDFLIKPLKIKELRNIWQDVFGNKWDSGMIRSGSLVKKQKDCILPIREADGVVTDVCDLKKARLQWTTQLHQSIRGSSERSWARQGVAKENFGDHMNVQHLTREQVASHLQKYRLQLKRSSSWMAVESIESSTFDANEETQNNEFVVPNLSAALGQLDAVVMGNYGNKAGESSSSSRGTTDDLNTCFGDGFREPNRPPA